One genomic segment of Hymenobacter psoromatis includes these proteins:
- a CDS encoding amidohydrolase family protein, producing MKLTRLLLGLSVAALLMDFGHRPTPLLTYDLVIKHVSVVDVATGRLLPGQAVAVTGGKIMRVGPENQTHYQARQTLDGTGRFLLPGLWDMHVHFRGGDSLAAANKKSLTLYLAHGITTVRDCGGDLTPYIFKWRQEEAAGTLAGPRLFTSGPKIDGPGATWPGSLEVVKPADVSRALDSLQKLKVDFVKIYDSKISGPAYLETISQAEKRGLKTTGHMPYSVTLAEAINRGLDGTEHLYYVFKACSSKEDSLTALVRNSLTASKPLGLFAMLPAVYDTYSPAAAQRIFRLMASHHTVAVPTLAIGKILAELTPDNHAHDTLLAYIDPKIQRTYAKRLASARTQSPAGRTFTEKLETKFMSLVPLMQAAGVTVLAGSDSGAFNSFTYPGASLQDELVLLVQVGLTPAQALRAATLSGATFMGVADRSGSIAEGKDADLVLLSANPLADIHNTRKIVAVVSRGKVYSHAELGKMLAAIKNK from the coding sequence ATGAAACTCACGCGCCTTTTGCTTGGCTTGTCCGTGGCCGCGCTGCTGATGGACTTCGGCCACCGCCCTACCCCCTTGCTAACATACGACCTGGTTATCAAGCATGTGAGCGTGGTAGACGTGGCCACCGGCCGGCTACTACCCGGCCAAGCAGTGGCCGTGACGGGCGGTAAAATCATGCGGGTCGGCCCCGAAAACCAGACGCATTATCAGGCCCGCCAAACGCTGGACGGTACCGGCCGCTTCCTGCTGCCCGGCCTCTGGGACATGCACGTGCACTTCCGGGGCGGTGATAGCCTGGCGGCGGCCAATAAAAAGAGCCTGACCCTATACCTGGCCCACGGCATCACCACGGTGCGCGACTGCGGCGGCGACCTCACGCCCTACATTTTCAAGTGGCGGCAGGAGGAAGCGGCCGGCACGCTGGCCGGCCCGCGCCTCTTCACCTCAGGCCCCAAAATCGACGGTCCCGGTGCCACCTGGCCCGGCTCGCTCGAAGTAGTGAAGCCCGCCGACGTGAGCCGCGCCCTTGACTCGCTGCAAAAGCTGAAGGTGGACTTTGTGAAGATTTACGACAGCAAAATCTCGGGCCCTGCTTACCTCGAAACCATCAGCCAAGCCGAAAAAAGGGGTCTGAAAACCACCGGCCACATGCCGTACTCGGTGACCTTGGCCGAGGCCATAAACCGCGGCCTCGATGGCACCGAGCATTTATACTACGTCTTCAAAGCCTGCTCCAGTAAGGAGGACAGCCTCACGGCGCTGGTGCGCAACAGCCTCACTGCCAGCAAGCCGCTGGGGTTATTTGCGATGCTGCCGGCCGTGTACGATACCTACAGCCCGGCCGCCGCGCAGCGCATTTTCCGGCTCATGGCTAGCCACCACACGGTGGCCGTGCCCACGCTGGCCATCGGCAAAATCCTGGCCGAGCTAACCCCCGACAACCACGCCCATGACACCCTTCTGGCCTACATCGACCCTAAAATTCAGCGCACCTACGCCAAACGCCTGGCCAGCGCCCGCACGCAGTCGCCGGCCGGCCGTACCTTTACCGAGAAGCTCGAAACCAAGTTTATGAGCCTCGTGCCGCTGATGCAGGCGGCCGGCGTCACGGTGCTGGCCGGCTCCGACAGCGGGGCGTTCAACTCGTTTACCTACCCTGGTGCCTCGCTGCAAGATGAGTTGGTGCTGCTGGTGCAGGTCGGCCTCACGCCCGCCCAGGCCCTGCGCGCCGCCACGCTCAGCGGGGCCACGTTTATGGGCGTGGCCGACCGCAGCGGCAGCATCGCCGAAGGCAAAGATGCCGACCTAGTACTGCTGAGCGCCAACCCGCTGGCCGATATTCACAACACTCGAAAAATCGTGGCCGTAGTGTCGCGCGGCAAGGTTTACTCGCACGCCGAGCTGGGCAAGATGCTGGCCGCGATTAAGAACAAGTAG
- a CDS encoding fatty acid desaturase family protein, protein MLLPRFAPPRSFHAELKRRTADYFTTTGKAQTGNGALLGKALLLLGSLLALYVHLIFFTPPRPWALAECVLMGTVLALIGFNVMHDGAHGSFSRYGWLNKSAAFTLNVLGGSSYMWDAKHNTVHHMYTNIDGVDDDLDIRPWMRLTPDQPRHRAHRFQHLYFGFFYCLLFISWVLFTDYQKYFSRRIGSVALKPMSTNDHFIFWGFKVLNLGLYVALPIYTVGWAGWLAGFLLTGAVAGFVLSIVFQLAHTVEQTAFPVPHATTRKLEDEWAIHQLRTTANFATDNRLISWLVGGLNFQVEHHLFPKISHVHYPKLSKIIRETCAEFGLPYQEYPKMRSAVASHVAFLRQMGRA, encoded by the coding sequence ATGCTTTTGCCAAGATTTGCGCCCCCGCGCTCGTTCCACGCCGAACTCAAGCGCCGCACGGCTGATTACTTCACCACCACGGGCAAGGCGCAGACCGGCAACGGCGCGCTGCTGGGCAAGGCGCTGCTGCTGCTGGGCAGCCTACTGGCGCTGTACGTGCACCTGATTTTTTTCACGCCCCCGCGGCCCTGGGCGCTGGCCGAGTGCGTGCTGATGGGCACCGTGCTGGCCCTCATTGGCTTCAACGTGATGCACGACGGCGCGCACGGCAGCTTTAGCCGCTACGGCTGGCTGAACAAGTCGGCGGCCTTCACCCTCAACGTATTAGGGGGTAGCAGCTACATGTGGGATGCCAAGCACAATACCGTGCACCACATGTATACCAACATCGACGGCGTGGATGACGACCTCGATATCCGGCCCTGGATGCGCCTCACGCCCGACCAGCCGCGCCACCGCGCACACCGCTTTCAGCACCTGTATTTCGGCTTTTTCTACTGCCTGCTCTTCATCTCCTGGGTGCTGTTTACGGACTACCAGAAGTACTTCAGCCGGCGCATTGGCAGCGTGGCCCTCAAGCCGATGAGCACCAATGACCACTTCATTTTTTGGGGCTTTAAGGTGCTGAACCTGGGGCTGTACGTGGCGCTGCCCATCTACACGGTGGGCTGGGCCGGCTGGCTGGCGGGCTTCCTGCTCACGGGCGCGGTGGCGGGCTTCGTGCTCAGCATCGTGTTTCAGTTGGCGCACACCGTGGAGCAAACGGCCTTCCCGGTGCCCCACGCCACCACCCGCAAGCTGGAGGACGAGTGGGCCATTCACCAGCTGCGCACTACCGCCAACTTTGCCACCGACAACCGCCTGATTAGCTGGCTGGTAGGCGGGCTCAATTTTCAGGTTGAGCACCATTTATTCCCTAAAATCTCGCACGTGCACTACCCCAAGCTGAGCAAAATCATCCGGGAAACGTGCGCCGAGTTTGGCCTACCCTACCAGGAATACCCCAAAATGCGCTCGGCCGTGGCCTCGCACGTGGCCTTTCTGCGCCAGATGGGCCGCGCGTAG
- a CDS encoding Brp/Blh family beta-carotene 15,15'-dioxygenase — translation MFATDPDFASSWPQRRYSYAAVLALAGLGAAFPAAAGRLLSLPLAVGMVLLGVAHGACDQLVVPAAGRAGSGWRYWLGFLGGYLGLAGVVGVLWWRWPAPAVGIFLVLTVWHWGSADAPGPNPAPLGLWLAHSVLRGLLIFAVPAWCWPAETAGVVNNLLTFMGAAPLGTTTFTTGAHVLAGLTLGGHLSLWLWYAWYRRGAGLLTEALEVLLLTGLFVALPPRLSVGVYFVFWHSLQHVLRLTGWLGYTPAAPGPALLPRLVFFLRRAAPLLLLSCVALLALGYLAAAHRPDANTWFSLALVVASIVTLPHALLVTTVMDAARWRGALGQGTN, via the coding sequence ATGTTCGCCACCGACCCTGATTTTGCTTCCAGCTGGCCCCAGCGGCGCTACTCCTACGCCGCGGTGCTCGCGCTGGCGGGGCTGGGCGCAGCTTTTCCGGCGGCGGCCGGGCGGCTGCTGAGCCTGCCGCTGGCGGTGGGCATGGTGCTGCTGGGCGTGGCACACGGGGCCTGTGACCAGTTGGTGGTTCCGGCCGCTGGGCGGGCGGGCAGCGGCTGGCGCTACTGGCTCGGCTTTTTGGGAGGCTACCTGGGCCTGGCTGGCGTGGTGGGCGTACTGTGGTGGCGCTGGCCGGCCCCGGCGGTCGGCATTTTTCTGGTGCTCACAGTATGGCACTGGGGCTCGGCCGACGCACCCGGTCCGAACCCTGCTCCGCTGGGCCTGTGGCTGGCGCACAGCGTGTTGCGCGGCCTATTGATATTTGCGGTACCCGCCTGGTGCTGGCCCGCCGAAACGGCCGGGGTAGTCAACAATCTACTCACGTTTATGGGGGCCGCGCCGCTGGGCACCACCACTTTTACCACTGGGGCCCACGTGCTGGCCGGACTCACGCTGGGTGGGCATCTGAGCCTGTGGCTGTGGTATGCCTGGTACCGGCGTGGAGCCGGGCTGCTCACCGAGGCGCTGGAGGTGCTGCTGCTCACGGGATTGTTTGTGGCGTTGCCGCCCCGGCTATCGGTAGGCGTGTACTTTGTATTTTGGCATAGTCTGCAGCATGTGCTGCGCCTCACGGGCTGGCTGGGCTACACCCCGGCCGCCCCAGGCCCGGCGCTACTGCCGCGGCTGGTGTTTTTTTTGCGCCGGGCGGCCCCGCTGCTGCTGCTGAGTTGCGTGGCCCTGCTGGCGCTGGGCTACCTGGCGGCCGCCCACCGACCCGATGCTAATACCTGGTTTAGTTTGGCGCTGGTGGTAGCCTCAATAGTGACGCTACCCCACGCCCTGCTCGTAACCACCGTAATGGATGCCGCGCGCTGGCGCGGTGCCCTTGGCCAAGGCACGAATTAA
- a CDS encoding bacteriorhodopsin-like, giving the protein MQTILLDVMRIPVDDPVAFTFFTGYMAMAAASVFFLFERSTVADKWKTSLLISGMITGIAAVHYYYMRDYYLSTHQTPVALRYIDWTLTVPLMVIEFYLLVRSAGAKIGLLWKLVIAAVFMLVCGYIGEAFTDGSKTHSNLWGALSTLGYLYILYSAWYGEIAQLAAKSDSVAVQKGVRYLSWFIFAGWAIYPIGYMAMPGGLLGPDGLNLLKSSSLDLIYNLGDAVNKIGFGLVVYSIARSESVVQAHPQQDVGAGAREKVMV; this is encoded by the coding sequence ATGCAGACCATCCTACTTGACGTCATGCGCATCCCGGTTGATGACCCAGTTGCGTTTACTTTCTTCACGGGCTACATGGCAATGGCAGCCGCGTCGGTGTTTTTTCTGTTTGAGCGCAGCACCGTGGCCGATAAGTGGAAAACTTCCCTTTTGATTTCGGGAATGATTACCGGTATCGCCGCCGTGCATTATTATTACATGCGCGACTACTACCTTAGTACCCATCAAACCCCCGTGGCTCTACGTTACATCGACTGGACACTGACTGTGCCGCTGATGGTGATAGAATTTTATCTGTTGGTACGGTCTGCCGGCGCTAAAATCGGTCTGCTTTGGAAGCTCGTCATCGCGGCCGTGTTCATGCTTGTGTGCGGCTACATCGGCGAGGCCTTCACTGATGGTTCCAAAACCCACTCGAACCTGTGGGGGGCGCTGTCTACGCTGGGCTACCTCTACATTCTGTATTCGGCCTGGTACGGTGAAATTGCGCAGCTGGCGGCTAAGTCCGACTCAGTGGCCGTGCAAAAAGGAGTGCGCTACTTATCTTGGTTTATTTTTGCTGGCTGGGCAATTTACCCCATTGGCTACATGGCCATGCCCGGTGGCCTGCTCGGGCCCGACGGCCTCAACCTACTGAAGTCGAGCAGCCTTGACCTGATATATAACCTCGGCGACGCCGTTAATAAAATCGGTTTTGGCCTAGTTGTGTACAGCATTGCCCGTAGCGAGTCGGTGGTGCAGGCTCACCCGCAGCAAGACGTGGGGGCTGGGGCCAGAGAAAAGGTTATGGTCTAA
- a CDS encoding TPM domain-containing protein, protein MNRFVFLLLWVGVCLHGPVAAQSANGLPARPVPFTFVTDQGNLLSAGDAKKLDGGLRSYAEKTGTQVVVVTVPSLGGRSAADYARALGTAWGVGQRGKNNGVVVLLSAQDHKVSIQPGAGLARVITPAVTSRVIGEMTPEFKQGNYFAGLRAGLNRLLVTANPGSAPGQGTTSAATTTGAAGAAGSSLSDNNAMPDPATPAATLTEPAGAIQSETAPAPVSPGIGMGALLIGALVIGGILFFIIRMFRSKSAASNNGGTPSFYPNANANAQPNQPTFYPNQNGPTPGNYPNQGGNTSGGSGMGGILATGAAAAAGAYLGNRLGGSHDSGSSAPQQFGNNTNNNSGLGAGAAAAGTGAAGDYFSGRGGSSASSNDDKAPDYFSGNESSNSGDYFSSDNSSYDDTSSGDTGGGGFDSTDDNSGSW, encoded by the coding sequence ATGAATCGCTTTGTGTTTCTGTTGCTTTGGGTTGGGGTCTGCCTGCACGGGCCCGTTGCGGCCCAGTCGGCCAATGGACTGCCCGCCCGCCCGGTGCCCTTCACCTTTGTTACTGACCAAGGCAACCTGCTGAGCGCCGGCGACGCCAAAAAGCTCGATGGCGGCCTGCGCAGCTACGCCGAGAAAACCGGTACCCAGGTCGTCGTCGTGACGGTGCCCAGCCTGGGCGGCCGCTCGGCCGCCGACTACGCCCGCGCGCTGGGCACCGCCTGGGGGGTAGGCCAGCGCGGCAAAAACAACGGCGTGGTGGTGCTGCTCAGTGCCCAGGACCACAAGGTGTCCATTCAGCCCGGCGCGGGCCTGGCCCGCGTGATTACGCCCGCCGTAACCAGCCGCGTTATCGGCGAAATGACTCCCGAGTTCAAGCAGGGTAACTACTTTGCCGGCCTGCGTGCCGGCCTCAACCGCCTGCTGGTGACGGCTAACCCCGGCTCGGCACCGGGCCAAGGAACGACCAGCGCCGCCACCACTACGGGTGCAGCCGGGGCCGCAGGCAGCAGCCTGAGCGACAACAATGCCATGCCGGACCCTGCTACCCCCGCCGCTACCCTCACCGAGCCGGCCGGGGCCATTCAATCCGAAACCGCCCCGGCACCCGTTTCGCCGGGTATTGGGATGGGCGCGCTGCTCATCGGGGCGCTGGTCATTGGCGGCATCCTGTTTTTCATTATTCGGATGTTTCGGAGCAAGAGCGCAGCCTCGAACAACGGCGGCACACCCAGTTTTTACCCCAACGCGAATGCGAATGCCCAGCCCAATCAGCCCACCTTCTACCCTAATCAAAATGGCCCAACGCCCGGCAACTACCCCAACCAGGGCGGTAACACCAGCGGCGGCAGCGGGATGGGCGGCATTTTGGCTACGGGCGCGGCGGCGGCGGCCGGGGCCTACCTCGGCAACCGCCTGGGCGGCAGCCACGACTCGGGTAGCAGCGCTCCGCAGCAGTTTGGCAACAACACTAACAACAACAGTGGCCTGGGTGCCGGCGCAGCGGCGGCCGGTACGGGCGCGGCTGGCGACTATTTTTCGGGCCGCGGCGGCAGTAGCGCCAGCAGCAACGACGATAAAGCACCCGACTATTTCTCGGGCAATGAGTCGAGTAATTCGGGTGACTATTTCTCCTCCGATAATTCGTCGTACGACGACACTTCGTCGGGCGATACGGGCGGCGGCGGCTTCGACAGCACCGACGACAACAGCGGCTCGTGGTAG